A stretch of DNA from Anthonomus grandis grandis chromosome 22, icAntGran1.3, whole genome shotgun sequence:
ATAAATACCAgatgaaataaactttttaacgACGGCTTATTTCCTTTCGCCAATATGAACCGAAGTTGCAAACTCCATTATTGGAAGAggtaaaaatatgtttgataTGGGAAAAGTTTTGAGACAAAACACTCCCGATTCATATGCGAGCCAGTTTCCCCCGAATGGCTTATAATAAAAGTTTGCCACTCTATTTTTGTTCGTATTAGATTTCTCTCTATTGGGTTCatttctgtttttgttttttaataaaattatacagtgtgtccctaagaaattaaacaaatgtCACGTCTCTACAGACATTTCGTACTAATCCCACAGAGAACTTCGGAAATGTCGCTGTCCGCAATATAGTGGTCCTCGACAACTTCAAACCGCAACTCCCACAGGAGCgattcatataatattttaattacttgcACCGGTGGCTATCCCTAGAccctttattttgttttcatttacTTGTTTGTCCTTTGGAACGTGATACAGGGGTACATATATATTTTAGTGGGGCCATTTAAACCAgagtattatttaataaaaaatttacccgctacaaacaaaaataaaaattctcttatattccattaataaagaaaattcccGCTCTATATGGAGTAAAAGTATACGGCAGCACGTCTGTTCGAAATACCctcatgtacaaaaataaaactttacaaGTAGCAATATACACAAAACAGTCTTTTCAGTAAGAAgagtgaaatttttaaataattcggAATGCACTCACatacagaatattttgactGCAGGCGTAAATTCAAAATGGTCGAAAGCATGACTGTAATGTCGAATGAAATATTTACGGCCCTTGTGCTGGTAAACATAAATCGTGAGATATGCAGCTCCATGTTCAATAAAAGGTGTAGGAAGGCAGACAGTTTTCCTTTGAGTGACATCGGGGAAAACGGAGATggctttattaaaattgtaccgCTCTCTGTTTGACGTTGCAGTGTTGTAAGGGATGCTAAgtgttttttagaaattttctatttttatgttTGACGTAATGAAAGACAGTTGACAACGTTATCTTTAATGTCAAGTCTCTGAATGCGGGGTAATAAATGAGGTAGTTTGACTGTTCGAATGTTTCCGTTGATTTACGGTCAAAATAGGTGACGAGGTAACAAATACAGGGTTATGGTGAATGAATGTTTGTGTTATTATTGCAAGTTTAATATGgcaattattatataaatttgaatttgctTTATACCTAAATtcacttttgattttttaattatagcaaaaaacttcaaagaaatcgtagtagtaatttatttttcattttattccaggcgtttgCAATAATTTTAGAGGTATATGAggtgaagaattttttttgtatatttaacattttcgaagctatttttttacttgttttagATATTGGAACTAACTTTCCACATTTTACAAGAATTCGTGGttctattttagatttttttatgttttattttattgcaagcataaatattgtataaattaatgaatatttggTTCAGCGCAATAAAAAAAGGGCATTTCCTAAGgacattgaatacactagaataaacattggctgctttggattgagcaacatctacacaggggatattttgttgataaacatgttTGATATTCAATGTTGCTAGtgattattcaattttaaaagtaaattattataattagcaatTAGCAAAAACTGaattgcattctttattatgaaggaaaagaaagagtgaaattcgtttaataaccaaaactatttggtactatatttacattaaacactaaaataattaatatttataatttgaattttttaaatcaccaGATTTGCACACATAGCGCCAACGCTGTACATTTCGCCTAGAAATATTCTCGCGTTtaaggtatttggcaactgcgctcgtttttttcttttgaatggTGCACCTTTTCTACAGTATTAGTATTTAAAGGATGTTTTGAGTGGTCCTTCAtttcttttaggaaaatattaataaaaacatctAGCAAACTTATTGCTTATTAGAACCCAAAATGCCGCAAAAATGAAGGTAGTGTCTAGCCGATATCTAGCAGCCAATttgagaacgcagcatatgtttGCTACCAActtatttatagtccgcgcccattgctatttaatcaatataatgcctgTATATCCTGGAATTCCaaaggagttttaataattttttgtctagatattaacaaGGGATGACTAAATTGGTTGATAGCCGGTATAAGCTTCGACAAACTgaagttttttgattaaatctTATCGAGTTAGATGTTATAAACGACTTTAACTGCCAAAGGATatgaataaaacttttctttatAGCCCTTAGGAGTTATAgccctttatatttttcaacatctaacaattcaataattttttaccaaaaaacttttgtttgtagagttttacaaccatctcaaatgcgtttacatatttattatatattataaaaaaaaattaattcaagcCCTTTGAGAACCTTTTTCATTTCcttaacatttgactttttaagtaattttcacacAAAAACTTTAGTTTATAGAGGCTTATAACTACTATAAATCGTTATTGAATTTTAGAAGATTCAGGcgttatatcgattaaataacagcgggcgcggactataaataggttccTGGTAAACGAATTATGCTGCGTTCTAGATTTTTGGCAACATCGGATACTTGcatagaggtattctacgttgccaagttgcttttttttcatcgACTTTTCTTTGTTCTGAAAAACTTGTTGATTGCTCTCAAAGTATAAGttattagtcagcaaataaacgaAACATTTAAAGAGTACTTTTTTTACCTCTTACAAATTagaaagcattaaaaaaatttgcagtggaaccagaaaatatatattaaatgaaaaattggaaactcgatttgacatcattgacAAGGGCATTTCTTaagcataaatttaataaagtcgACCCGAAGTCATCCAAGcaagttttaaaatatctaaaaattcgTAATGGCTCAAGAATAACATAAGTATAATAAGTTATACCTCTTAATGCAAAGACAGTATCAGAATTGAATAGCCTAGACGAAAAAGGGCCCATCTGTGCAGTTTGTCGAAAAcccattttttatgaattctgATTCCTTGTCAAAGTTGGCATATACTGAGTAGAAGAAAGGTCCACTAAACGTACTCTAAAACGGATTGAATCAGCTGTTTTTCTCTGCTGAGAAGAATAAGGGCCCATCTGCTACATTTGGGCCTTTCTTTCGCCAAGTTAAATACCCATAATTTGTGTTgatatttgtaaacataaccttcaaatcataataataacaataaaatatcagtgtggtttttgaatttttgtttcttgattcATATAATCATGGATGTCTTAGAAAATGAGGAAGCAAGtgttataaaattgaaaaaaaagaggaaaattgaagagtggaaaagtgtcaaaaataaaaagttaaaggcAAAAGGGGAGGAGTACATTGGTAAATCAGGAAGAAAAGCTGCTAGACAAACAGGTCAAAAATGCAGGTAAGTTAGGATTGTAAAGAATGTtgtatatagtttaaaatatatcttatttttgtGTAGATGTAAACGAAAATGTCTTACATCATTATCAAAAGAAGAGATGGCTCGTatcttgaaaaattttaatgagatTGGAGATCATGGGGCCCAGAATGTTCACTTACAACCTCTTATCACAGTATCGTCAGTAAACCGAAAAAGAAAGGGAGTGTTCAAgaagaagtttaatttttcgtataaagtgcatgtcggtGAAAGGGTGTTATCTGTATGTCGTGAAGGCTTTGCCAGTTTGCATGGAATTGGAGTCAAGAGGGTGCGAAATATTGGAGCATGCAAGACTTTAGCCGCTGTGCCAACCGATAATCGTGGCAAGCACACTAAccgaaaaaacaaattatctgGTATTGttgttcaaaatattgatgcacatatacaaagttttccatattaTATTGTGCACTATGGACCAAGCGGTGAGCGAAGAAGGTATCTGTCACCACAGCTGagtgttttgaaaatgtatgaAATGTTTCTGGAAAAACATTACCCAGAAGTCCTACTCGACGCCAAACAAAATGATctgaatttccaaaaattgaaatgtgaagtgaaatattctttttatctaCAGTATTTTCGTGACAACTACAACTACACGTTTGGTCGCCCTCGTTCAGATGTTTGTACTACGTGTTCAGAAATAGAGGCCAAAATTTCCCGCGAAAAAAATGGCGCATTAAGAAGAGGTTATGAAATAGATCTTAAGTTACATAAGAAAAAAGCAAAGCTATTTTACACAAAGATGGAAGAATGTTTGATAAAAgctaaagaaaatgaagatacaGAAGTTCTCTGCTTCgactttaaacaaaatattccctGTCCACATATGTGTACTAGTGatgtcttttataaaagacaacttTGGTTGTACTGTATGTCCATTTACTCTGGCAAAAAAGCAAAGAGCATTATGTATACTTGGCCTGAAAATATTGCAAAGCGGGGCTGTAACGAAGTTCTCTCTGTACTTAACCATTACATAGAAGCATTCCTACCTAGCACtgttaaaaagttatatatatttactgacGGTTGCAGGGTCCAGAATCATGACCAAAACATGCTAAAATTTTGGCAGTCATTGGTACTTAATGGAAAGTTTAAAAATGTTCAGCATTTTTTTCCACAACGGGGTCACAGTTTCCTGCCTTGTGACAGGCATTTTGCTGttatagaaaaaatgcaaagaaaaagGGAAGTAGTTGAATCGCCTTCAAATTGGAACAGCATCATAAGTACCAAATTTACCGTTGTTGAGCTTAAAAGCAATATGGTAAAGGACTTTGTAGCCGGATTGTCTgaaccgttttttaaaaaaaccttcaccacaaataagttaaagttTCAAATAACCAAATACAAGTTCTTTGACTTTAAAGCTGAATCAAAGTACTTCATGTTTGGCAGCTTTTCTTTGAATGGTGTGTGTCCCGATGTATTTCGTCTTCTGAAACCTAGCGTTGAACATGTCCCTATACCCGAAAAGCTTGCTTATTCTGGTGATATACCAATAAATGCCCTAAAACTACAAAACATCAAGGAGCTTTGCAAGTTTTTGAAAGATGAAAATGCTATCGCATTTTATGATACCTTGTCAGGTGCTACATGTACACACGAGGATGATCAGGAAGACCCTTAGCTCATGGAAAACATATTTCTGTATAAAAAAACGTAattagattttcaaataaatatttttcatttcctgtttttcattttattttctagtaGTTCTTTTGTAATCTTCAATAGATTATCACTTGGAAGAAAAAGGGccaatttttagaatttttgtaaCCCTGTATATCCTGTAGAcatatattttcagaaaaaaatttggtgtaaaaacattttgaaatatgTCACAAATACATAGGTCAATttcatatattacatttttactttctttatccgaaaaaacaattttttgcatTTCCTGAAAAATCCACTTTTTCAAAGATGGGCCCTTTTTCATCTAGGTCATTcaattcaatgattttttttaactctaatAGTAACAATGACATTTCTGGACAATACACAAATCCTAGGGCGTTTATCCAGTGTACTCAATTTAAAttaggaatagaaaaataaatagatgctAAGAAGTATTGATGGTAAAAATACGCGAGTTTGTAACATCTCTGTGGTTCCAATACAAAAATCGGCTAAATTTTGGAGCTGTTTTGGTTACAGTGGGTGCAAAATATATGGGATAAAGggaaataactattttacttttcaagataaacaaatgaaatttggtatattgatgGAATTgctataagagcatcttttaaCATTTCCAGTCGTTTTCCTTCATTTCTTATATCATTatgtatttcgatagaaaataatattctgagaacaatGATACTGCATTTGCTGTttgggtgccatgaatgcgttgaaagttttaattgttaatcaaataatcacggaaaaatagttttcattgcattttatgacttaaatcttttataggcctatttaaaatgtccgaACCAgtaatttttgcatttacttaatttttatataggagcgtcagcgAGTATATTAGGCACGTGCTCTCCGCCtcaaaaatcgtgttttttggcaaataaaaattcatatatttgGCTGTATGGATAGCGAAATGACGAAATTTTGCGCagggcctctcaatacattgagaatgatggctccgtaaatattttttttttcggtacccACAAAGGGTGCGGTACAGAGTTAAagtcaaaaattggtaaaaaaacgtGTGAAATTCCTTTCTCCGGCAAGAACTGAAATTTAAAGCCATTAAAcgacttgaaatttttaggacataagggtcggtgggggtCGAGTAAATATAAGCGAGTagaagtaagtaaaaaaaaattcaaactgtTTCAGAAgctaaactataatttaaataaaaaaagtgtgtCAGCGAAAATGCTTAGTCTCATATAAATTTGGaccttttttttgaaaaaaatttttttaacgagttctgggattttcagttttttcgCTAAACGgtacttattttgaaaaaaatagtttttatgaaaaaaaacccTTAATATTTCTCCTTCAAATGCCATATaaggaaaatttttatgaaCTATACAGGGcaagcaataattaatttttcccatgAAGTTCCGAgccaaaaatcatattttttttaataactttctaGTGGCGTCACCTAGACCATTCATATTTTCAGctattaaacaatataataagcCGATTATTTAAGTGTAATTAGAATTTTTCTAGCATCAATAGTTATtgagatatttgcatttttgcgttttattcatttgcggcgtccctgtacattattagaaaattaaacctATCTATAAGATCCCAAATTCTGTTTTACAATACATACTAATATATTAGAAGTACCGAAAAAAATCGTTGTTCTCAAACAagtcaattttctccgatttttTCGTTAAACGTCACCACAAGGGTGAAATGATCAAATATGGCAGCCAACAGCAGGTATCTCGGCATGTTATTTTTCGGAAGGGTGTCACAGTTTCGttacattttcaataaaaaatacccGAAACCTATTAATTAAAGGTACCGTCTAATCAGAAAAACTCTGAGctttccgaatatgtgcataacATTTGGGGATATTGtatattgcggccaggaaaattcggcaaagtGTTTGACGTCTTCAAAAAATGCCGTATTTTCCACACATTTGAAGGCCAACTCAGGTGGCTCAAAAACAAATTGGcactttttattcatttaaaaataatgggaTTTATACACCGTGGATcctattgatttatttaatgtaaaatatggATTTAGGTATTAGGTTAATTTTTGGGATGTTATGCATTTTAGGATTTGAGATTTTGTTGaggatatatttatttaatttttaaagttatagattttagggtcacgtgaccatcataacttttttgctattcgtccgattgggttgaaatttggtatttcgGGTTTGTTTAGtatacaattattgattttttacaaatttttaaaatattcagttttaaGGTCATGTGACTATCaaaaatttcttactttttgtttgatttgattgaaatttggtatttagggttaatttaggatacaattattgattttttatttttccaaaaaattcacCGGCGAGGCGATTCGGCTGAGATTTCCCCGTTATTACGAGGAAATCCCTGTGAACTGAACTATAAACGATGTTGGATAGGattattttgtcgttttgacAGTTTGGTTTGTTCTTGCTGTGGATACGTACAAAACATAACTATTTCCTTAACAATGAGTGGCAAAGCGCAAAAGAATTGTGCTTTCGATGAATACacgtttaaaagtgttaaaGCGGATTAATAATGGTGAATCTGTGGAGAAAATCTGTGCAGAATTTAATGTTGGAAAAAGCACTGTACATGACTGGCGAAGAGGCATTCGATTGAGGAAGTTTGTTCGAAAATGGAATCTGATAAGAATCTGGGCATCCGTTGTACGAGAAACAAAACGGATTTGCGAGGTCGTCGATGAAGCTTTGTGGATCTGGTTTCTTTAGGAACGTCGAAGAGGTACACCGATTGGCGGcccaattttgaaagaaaaagctcTGGCTATCCACCAGAAGATTAATAATGGAGAAGAATTTGTGGCAAGTGATGGTTGGCTTAATCGATGGAAAAGGCGACACGGAATTCATTTCGCATATGTAAGTGGAGAAAAACTGTCCGTTGATACTTCAGGTGCGACAGAATTCAAGACTAAGTTTGGTGAAATGGTTAAAACAGAGGAATTATCTCCAGAACAAGTTTATAGTATGAACGAAACTGggctaaacattaaaatattaccagaaaaaacttttctaggCAGTCATGAACAGTCTGCCTCTggctttaaaaagaacaaagaaCGTATTACAGTGGCCGTTTGTTCGAATGCAGCGGGAACTCATAAAATTCCTCTTTTCGTTATTGGCAAGTCTGCTAAACCACGGGCATTCAAAAACTTGAATCCATCGTCCCTTCCGGTCTATTATAAGTCACAAAAATCAGCGTGGATGAATTCAGACCTGCTTAAAGAGTGGTTTAATTTAGAGTTTGTTCCaagagttaaaaaacatttaaaaagtgttaacttGCCTATCAAAGCAGTTCTAGTGTTAGATAATGCTCCAACCCATCCTCATGACTGCGATGTAGATGTCATAAGATTAGTTTATCTTCCTCCTAATGTGACAAGCTTAGTGCAACCAATGGACCAAGGAGTGATCGAATCGCGTAAACTTGTTTCTGAAATTCTGCAACACTCGGAGAGTGAAGACAAAGGTCTTTTAGATGTCATCAAAAAGATCAATATCAAGGACGTTATCTATATGTTAGCTACAGTATTAATTTCAAGAAATGCCTTCTTCAACGTTTATTAAATCTTGGAGAAAACTTTGGACAGATGTTGAGAATCTAGTTGCGATCTCGAATATTGCAGGtactgaagaagaagaaaagaaatcCGCTTTACAAGACCTTCAAAAGTTGGAAAATTGGATGATAAGTTGTGACGATCACcttgaaaatgatttttcaaatttttgaatgaTGAAAAAATCATAGATTTAGCAACCAAAGAACCAGAGGAATATGATGAGAGTAGTGACATTGAAGAGGAAAAAACGATTTCTCAtgaagaagccaaaaatgtaatggAACTTGCATTAAAATACATTGAGCAGCAACATGAGTCAACAGCATTAGACGTTTTGGTGATTAGAAAATGGAGGAATATCGCTGAAGGttaaaaaacagaagaaaatcacagactttttcaaaaaaaataattacatattaaacttacatacatatgtacatTTATTGATGTAGCACCTTCATGTAAGTAAATATGAAATACATAactatataaagaatatttctccattattttatatttattatgttcatatatatgtataatactCTCTTcaatacatatgtacataacatagataatgaacataatataatatgtattatgtacACATATACAAGTTAAGTACAGTTCGGATTAACCGGTCAGGTATGCAGTCCCGAGGTGACCGGTTAAGAGGAATTCCActgtattgaattttaaagtcacgtgattttcataactcttttgctattgatcctattgggttgaaatttggtgtttggagtttatttaggatgcaattaataaatgttgataGATATTTGACACATTATATTGACaaacaacgcgactatataacacattatggttctttgaagcatgataccccaaaaactGGTCCTCACTTTCCTTAGCATATAAGCTTTGGCTTCCCCCGACTGACCAGAtttaagtacacctgataatttttgtttttttttaagaattcctttatagccattcacagacaagatctaaaggttccaaactggaccaaagtcgcttcgctcctatacttgtTTTATAATGCACGTTATtaggaacaaccacttttgaaataagGTTTTTCTTTCCCCAATAATTTGGTATGAAATAATTTGGTGGTTAAATAAGcctataagaagaaaaaaattaagtcatataaataaacgcatttaattaaCAGGAACAGCATAAAAAGCTTTGATTTCTTGACTAGAAAGCTGCgttcttgaattatttttcaaCTGACATAATACACGACATGTTCTTaagttcaattattatttgtcattTGTCAAATAAATTTGCCGTAGTTTTTCCCTTGTGTTctctaatatttgaaatgtttaggTACTTACCGtctttctcaaaaactaatttgagtaataaaacacaatgaatattatttttccgggattacttaaactttttaacgCATTTATGGcacgttatttcaaaatttaaaaaattgattttttttttatgagtataaaacaaaaagtggcaAGTACGGTGTCATTATTCtcaaaatacgtaataaattaagttcaccaagaaaagttaaaaaaaagatatcttAAAACCAAGGAATATTtcggttatatttttttttaaacatctaataataaatcataatttttgtaaaatccaCCTTGAGGTAAATAATTCTTAGACGTTACTTCTTACTTTTATTTATCGCAATTTAGCATTATATCAGTTAGTGCATTTACTATTAGCAATGGGATTTTAAGACAACTCCAAATATTGTGACAAATAATTCAATAGTTTAGTTTTAGATAAAATAGAGTAGCCCCAAGCAAGACCtcgccatatttttatttattatttatgtaaatattatattggGACGAATAAAAGACTTTTATGCAACTGCtatgttattaatttgtttcaaaataagTAGACTAATATTGTGGTCCTCCATGTCAAACGAATTCTTCTTTCATATCAAATAAGTCGACAATATAACAGAACGTGTCTCGAATTACAAAAACGCTTATAGAAAGTTTCCTTATCCACTGGATTTTCCTCTtttcctcattttttttttgtagctgTCGCTGTGCATTTTCCAGGATGACGCGTCCAGCTTAGCTTATCCAGAGCCAGCGCAGCGCTGTCTGTCAGCTTTTGTTGATTTTACACTATCTAAAGTTCTTTTTGCAAGCGCTATGACATTCCCTTAAGGAATTTCTGGATAACTTGACGGCTACGAATTTACCAGACCGGAAACCCGATTTAGGAATGTCCCGTTAAATtcgaatataatatttattctcTCGTGCCGTTTATACGTTTTAAAGAACCGTAACATTTTagcatttaaaatgttattttttttttaattttataacgtGACAGGTCCATCGGGAAAGAAGAGGGGGTGGGCGGGGGGAGGGCATAGATTGGAAAAACATGGTGCGTGTCTAAACCGGGAAAACGCAATTACTTTTCACGAAACGAAGCCACGGAAGACATGTCAGATTACGAGCGGATATTTTCAATTCTGAAGTTATTAAAAGGCTGCCAGATTCGATACTGACGGGTGGACACGCGACGTGACGCGTCAACCCCTAGAGAAGATggggatttttcttttttttttttggggggggAAGTTTTTGCATaacatctaaataataat
This window harbors:
- the LOC126748453 gene encoding jerky protein homolog-like, which encodes MVKTEELSPEQVYSMNETGLNIKILPEKTFLGSHEQSASGFKKNKERITVAVCSNAAGTHKIPLFVIGKSAKPRAFKNLNPSSLPVYYKSQKSAWMNSDLLKEWFNLEFVPRVKKHLKSVNLPIKAVLVLDNAPTHPHDCDVDVIRLVYLPPNVTSLVQPMDQGVIESRKLVSEILQHSESEDKGLLDVIKKINIKDVIYMLATVLISRNAFFNVY